One Streptomyces mobaraensis NBRC 13819 = DSM 40847 DNA segment encodes these proteins:
- a CDS encoding histidine phosphatase family protein: protein MAPRILLARHGQTEWSLSGRHTGRTDIPLLDEGRRGAKLLGERLHRAPWDGLPDVEVRTSPLLRASETCDLAGFGDRATAWDALMEFDYGAYEGMTPAEIKAQRPGWLIWRDGVPGGETLDQVAARADEVVRWARSTADRDVLVFAHGHILRVIAARWLGFEASFAARIRLEPTSLSILGWAYGEPAIERWNDTGHLG from the coding sequence ATGGCACCGCGCATCCTGCTGGCCCGGCACGGACAGACCGAGTGGTCGCTGTCCGGAAGGCACACCGGCCGCACGGACATCCCCCTCCTCGACGAGGGACGGCGCGGGGCCAAGCTCCTGGGCGAGCGCCTGCACCGCGCCCCCTGGGACGGCCTGCCGGACGTCGAGGTCCGTACCAGCCCGTTGCTCCGGGCGAGTGAAACCTGCGACCTCGCCGGCTTCGGCGACCGGGCCACCGCCTGGGACGCCCTGATGGAGTTCGACTACGGCGCCTACGAGGGCATGACCCCCGCCGAGATCAAGGCACAGCGGCCCGGCTGGCTGATCTGGCGCGACGGCGTCCCCGGCGGCGAGACCCTCGACCAGGTCGCGGCCCGCGCCGACGAGGTCGTCCGCTGGGCGCGCTCCACCGCCGACCGGGACGTGCTCGTCTTCGCCCACGGACACATCCTGCGCGTCATAGCCGCCCGCTGGCTCGGCTTCGAGGCGTCCTTCGCGGCCCGCATCCGCCTGGAGCCGACGTCCCTGTCGATCCTCGGCTGGGCCTACGGCGAGCCGGCGATCGAGCGCTGGAACGACACGGGCCACCTGGGCTGA
- a CDS encoding phosphatase PAP2 family protein yields MYRTASLGKRPRWWTELPLIAVVYALYSAGRLLVRGDVQSAVDHGVSILDIEKQFRINFEHPLNRLFTDHAILGVPADFVYASLHYVVTPAILVWVFRRHSEHYRRGRTWLMLSTLIGLVGFTLLPTCPPRLLPDGYGFVDTMHQYSSYGWWGGDASAPRGLGGLTNQYAAMPSLHVGWALWCGVMLWRHGRGTWAKVLGVAYPLTITLVVMGTANHYFLDAVAGAAVMGVGLLLTRPALRLGERLRARAPRSLPSLDPVGPAGMPESPAIVSAGCETSPRTAHPRTTASGMPAGGGRPGAPERQREADGSEHIPSIPSDIPRQARGGAGGSRPDGAPAAAR; encoded by the coding sequence ATGTACCGCACCGCATCACTCGGGAAGCGGCCGCGCTGGTGGACCGAACTGCCACTGATCGCCGTCGTCTACGCACTGTATTCGGCGGGCCGCCTGCTCGTCCGCGGGGATGTGCAGTCGGCGGTCGATCACGGTGTGTCCATACTCGACATCGAAAAGCAGTTTCGAATAAATTTCGAACACCCGCTCAACCGACTGTTCACGGACCACGCCATCCTCGGCGTACCCGCGGACTTCGTGTACGCCTCGCTGCACTACGTGGTCACCCCGGCCATCCTGGTGTGGGTCTTCCGGCGCCACTCCGAGCACTACCGCCGCGGCCGGACCTGGCTGATGCTCTCCACCCTCATCGGCCTGGTGGGCTTCACCCTGCTGCCCACCTGCCCGCCCCGCCTCCTCCCGGACGGCTACGGCTTCGTCGACACCATGCACCAGTACTCGTCGTACGGATGGTGGGGCGGTGACGCCAGTGCCCCGCGCGGTCTGGGCGGGCTCACCAACCAGTACGCGGCCATGCCGAGCCTGCACGTGGGCTGGGCGCTGTGGTGCGGCGTCATGCTGTGGCGCCACGGGCGCGGCACCTGGGCGAAGGTCCTCGGCGTCGCCTACCCGCTGACCATCACCCTCGTGGTCATGGGCACGGCCAACCACTACTTCCTGGACGCCGTCGCCGGTGCCGCCGTCATGGGCGTCGGCCTGCTGCTGACCCGGCCCGCGCTGCGCCTCGGCGAGCGGCTCCGCGCCCGGGCACCCCGCTCCCTGCCCTCGCTCGACCCCGTCGGACCTGCGGGAATGCCCGAGAGCCCGGCGATTGTCAGTGCCGGGTGCGAGACTTCGCCTCGTACTGCGCACCCGCGCACGACCGCGTCCGGCATGCCCGCCGGGGGCGGCCGGCCGGGCGCGCCGGAGAGACAGCGCGAGGCGGACGGCAGTGAGCACATCCCTTCGATCCCTTCGGACATCCCCCGGCAGGCCCGCGGCGGAGCGGGCGGCAGCCGGCCCGACGGCGCTCCGGCGGCTGCTCGCTGA
- a CDS encoding AAA domain-containing protein, with amino-acid sequence MAEKAIPAPAGPGRASRTVAPSVAAAAATDAILRDTLDGRHRGVVVDSPPGAGKSTLVVRAALELARAGRPLMVVAQTNAQVDDLVLRLAEQDADLPVGRLHSSDPRPYDPALDGLDQVVTSTKAADLAGLDVVVSTAAKWAHTKVTEPWGQAIVDEAYQMRSDALLAVAGLFDRALFVGDPGQLDPFSVVGAEGTAQWAGLSYDPSVSAVSTLLAHNPGLPQHRLPVSWRLPASAARLVSDAFYPYTRFRSGTDHGDRLMSFGVRQDGSAVDRVLDEAAASGWGLLELPERHVPRTDPEAVEAVALVVRRTLDRGAAVTSERSPGPVPLTAARIAVGTAHRDQAAAVRAALAGHGVSGVTVDTANRLQGREFDVTVVLHPLSGRPDATAFHLETGRLCVLASRHRHACVVVCRAGVDRLLDEHPSTEPVRLGVAVKFPDGWEANFAVLTHLNEHRVRWRP; translated from the coding sequence GTGGCTGAGAAAGCGATCCCGGCCCCCGCCGGGCCGGGGCGGGCGTCCCGCACCGTCGCCCCCTCCGTGGCCGCCGCCGCGGCCACGGACGCCATCCTGCGCGACACGCTGGACGGCCGGCACCGCGGCGTCGTCGTCGACTCGCCGCCCGGTGCCGGCAAGTCGACGCTGGTCGTCCGCGCCGCCCTGGAGCTGGCCCGGGCGGGCCGGCCGCTGATGGTCGTCGCGCAGACCAACGCCCAGGTGGACGACCTGGTGCTGCGGCTGGCCGAGCAGGACGCCGACCTGCCGGTCGGCCGGCTGCACAGCAGCGATCCGCGGCCCTACGACCCGGCGCTGGACGGGCTCGACCAGGTCGTCACGTCGACGAAGGCCGCGGATCTCGCCGGTCTCGACGTGGTCGTCTCCACCGCCGCGAAGTGGGCGCACACCAAGGTGACCGAGCCCTGGGGCCAGGCGATCGTCGACGAGGCGTACCAGATGCGCTCGGACGCGCTGCTGGCCGTGGCGGGCCTGTTCGACCGGGCCCTGTTCGTCGGCGACCCGGGCCAGCTGGATCCGTTCAGCGTGGTGGGCGCCGAGGGGACGGCGCAGTGGGCGGGCCTGTCGTACGACCCGTCGGTGAGCGCGGTGAGCACGCTCCTCGCCCACAATCCCGGGCTGCCGCAGCACCGGCTGCCGGTGTCCTGGCGGCTCCCGGCGTCCGCCGCCCGCCTGGTGTCGGACGCGTTCTACCCGTACACCCGCTTCCGCAGCGGCACCGACCATGGCGACCGCCTGATGTCCTTCGGCGTCCGCCAGGACGGGTCGGCGGTGGACCGGGTGCTGGACGAGGCCGCCGCGTCCGGCTGGGGGCTGCTGGAGTTGCCCGAGCGGCACGTGCCGCGCACGGACCCGGAGGCGGTCGAGGCGGTGGCCCTGGTGGTGCGCCGGACGCTCGACCGCGGCGCGGCCGTGACCAGCGAGCGCTCCCCCGGCCCCGTACCGCTCACCGCCGCCCGGATCGCGGTGGGCACCGCCCACCGGGACCAGGCGGCGGCCGTCCGCGCGGCGCTCGCGGGGCACGGGGTGAGCGGTGTGACGGTGGATACGGCCAACCGGCTCCAGGGCCGCGAGTTCGACGTCACCGTCGTCCTGCACCCGCTCTCGGGCCGTCCCGACGCCACCGCCTTCCACCTGGAGACCGGCCGCCTCTGCGTCCTGGCCTCGCGCCACCGGCACGCCTGCGTGGTGGTCTGCCGCGCGGGCGTGGACCGGCTGCTGGACGAACACCCGTCGACGGAGCCGGTGCGGCTGGGTGTCGCGGTGAAGTTCCCTGACGGGTGGGAGGCGAACTTCGCGGTGCTGACGCATCTGAACGAGCACCGGGTCCGGTGGCGGCCTTGA
- a CDS encoding bifunctional DNA primase/polymerase, producing MDTSPRVPYPTRLPQPTVVCEPVRPAGAEWLASASPLPRSVLALWAADPRTTLLLPCGRAFDVIGVPSLFGRRMLDRLWSDGPGSGPVAAQQGRLLLFAAPGTAQRLPALLRWEEWARAVPPLLCLGTGDAVTVPPPYPPDGTEPVPPASRWVVAPDVRHPWLPGPDVLLWSCVRTARAGLKHTDFLSTGSGC from the coding sequence ATGGACACCAGCCCACGCGTTCCGTACCCCACCCGCCTCCCGCAGCCGACCGTCGTCTGCGAGCCGGTCCGGCCCGCCGGTGCGGAGTGGCTGGCCTCGGCCAGTCCGCTCCCCCGCAGCGTGCTGGCCCTGTGGGCGGCCGACCCGCGGACGACGCTCCTGCTGCCGTGCGGGCGGGCCTTCGACGTGATCGGCGTCCCGTCGCTGTTCGGCCGCCGGATGCTGGACCGGCTCTGGTCGGACGGGCCCGGTTCCGGGCCGGTCGCGGCCCAGCAGGGCCGGCTGCTGCTGTTCGCGGCACCCGGCACGGCCCAGCGGCTGCCGGCGCTGCTGCGCTGGGAGGAGTGGGCCCGGGCCGTCCCGCCGCTGCTGTGCCTGGGCACGGGCGACGCGGTGACGGTGCCCCCGCCGTACCCCCCGGACGGGACGGAGCCGGTCCCGCCGGCCTCGCGCTGGGTGGTCGCCCCGGACGTCCGGCACCCCTGGCTGCCGGGGCCCGACGTCCTGCTCTGGTCCTGCGTCCGTACCGCCCGCGCCGGGCTCAAACATACGGATTTTCTTTCCACCGGATCAGGGTGCTAG
- a CDS encoding M6 family metalloprotease domain-containing protein — translation MGVERSGLRRLWAVLTCLCAIAATLVANPARAVGPGGPCALPRSDAHHSEGLDTWNPSYPRPLGRLDAVMVFLSFPDSRPVATPAQLMADHFPGTSRFFERASYGRFSVRAHSVDRWFRMPRPSTAYRIQRDWDGELRTAYLRDAITAARGAVDFGRYGLVYLVADPDAPGVDSDATKVVNLERPLEVDGAELRRVVTVFEHHPPDRNVLAHETGHVLDLPDLYHRPSEGKGDWDTHVGDWDLMGSQFGLAADPFGWHKWKLGWLDARQVDCVLGRGGAVHTIQPLEAPMRPGDARTRLVVARTGAASAVVVEARTATGNDAATCTEGVLVYRVDSETPSGGGPVQVVDGHPGTLACPGEAVYPPLADAPLGVGESLTVAEGGIRVAVRGRAADGAWTVRVSRE, via the coding sequence ATGGGGGTGGAACGGTCCGGGCTGCGCCGGCTCTGGGCGGTCCTGACCTGCCTGTGCGCCATCGCCGCGACCCTGGTCGCGAACCCCGCCCGGGCCGTCGGGCCAGGAGGCCCCTGCGCGTTGCCCCGCAGCGACGCCCACCACTCCGAGGGGCTGGACACCTGGAACCCGTCCTACCCGCGCCCCCTCGGCCGGCTGGACGCGGTGATGGTCTTCCTCTCGTTCCCGGACTCCCGGCCGGTCGCCACCCCCGCCCAGCTCATGGCGGACCACTTCCCCGGCACCTCCCGGTTCTTCGAACGGGCCTCCTACGGCCGGTTCTCCGTCCGCGCCCACTCCGTGGACCGGTGGTTCCGGATGCCCCGGCCCTCCACCGCGTACCGGATACAGCGCGACTGGGACGGCGAGCTGCGCACCGCCTATCTGCGGGACGCCATCACCGCCGCGCGCGGCGCCGTGGACTTCGGCCGCTACGGGCTCGTCTACCTGGTCGCCGACCCGGACGCCCCCGGGGTGGACTCCGACGCCACCAAGGTCGTCAACCTGGAGCGCCCGCTGGAGGTCGACGGCGCCGAGCTGCGCCGGGTCGTCACCGTCTTCGAGCACCACCCGCCCGACCGGAACGTCCTCGCCCATGAGACCGGGCACGTCCTGGACCTGCCCGACCTCTACCACCGGCCGTCCGAGGGCAAGGGCGACTGGGACACCCACGTCGGCGACTGGGACCTCATGGGCAGTCAGTTCGGGCTGGCCGCCGACCCCTTCGGCTGGCACAAGTGGAAGCTGGGCTGGCTCGACGCCCGGCAGGTGGACTGCGTCCTCGGCCGGGGCGGCGCCGTGCACACCATCCAGCCGCTGGAGGCCCCGATGCGGCCGGGGGACGCCCGGACCCGGCTGGTGGTGGCCAGGACCGGCGCCGCCAGCGCCGTCGTGGTCGAGGCCCGGACCGCGACCGGCAACGACGCCGCCACCTGCACCGAGGGCGTGCTGGTCTACCGGGTGGACAGTGAGACGCCGTCCGGCGGCGGGCCCGTACAGGTGGTGGACGGCCACCCCGGCACCCTGGCCTGCCCCGGGGAGGCCGTCTACCCGCCGCTGGCCGACGCCCCGCTCGGGGTCGGGGAGTCCCTGACCGTGGCGGAGGGCGGCATCCGGGTGGCGGTACGGGGGCGGGCCGCGGACGGGGCGTGGACGGTCCGGGTCAGCCGGGAGTGA